The Desulfovibrio sp. X2 genome segment TCATCGGCCACCGCCCGACCCTCGGCCTGACCTCGGCGGGCAAGCTCCTGGTGACGTATCGCAGCGTGGGGCCGGACCTGTGCACGGCCGCCTGGCTCGGCGACCTTTCGGAGTGGGGCGAGTTCGCTGTGCACGGCCTCGCGCCCTCGCCGGTCAATCCCCGACTGACGGACGAGGGGCTTTTCGTGGCCAACGCGGCGGGCGAGGAGGCGTGCGCGCGCTGGGCGCTCAGGCCGATCACCTCGCCGGTCTCGGCCAGGGCCGAGCTGAAGCTCCGCCTGCGCGTGGAAGAGGCCGAGGAGAAGGCCTGTTGCGTGCGCTTCGGCGGCATCTGGTGGAGCGTGACGCCCGGCGCGATCCGTCCCCTGGTCAAAGGCGCGCGTTCCGTGCGCCTGCCCGAGGGGAGCGTGGACCTCGCCTTCGCCTACGAGCCGGGCGCAAAGCGCGCCCGGGTGAGCCTGCGCGTGGACGGCCGCCTGCGCGCGCGGCGCGAGGTGGACATGGACGTGGCCGCGCGGCCCGTGATCGTGGGCAACGGCTCCATCGAGAAGGACAATGCCGGGCGCTGGCTGGTCGAGCGCATGTCGCTCTCGATCTCGGAGCCGCGCTACGGCAGGGAGTACCGCTGGGCCTGGAAGCCGGACGACGGGCTGCCCGACGCCTGGGCCCGCGCCAACGTGCTGGAGCTTCAGAACGCGCGCGGCGTGTGGGGCGGGGACATGGGGTATTCGGGCTGGTGCGAGCTGCCGGACGGCTCCTTCTTCTGCGCCTACCACCACGCCGTGGCCTCGGAGCCCGGCTACCGGCAGTCCTGGACCTCCTGGATCCAGGGGAGCTTCTTCTCGGCGGAGGATTTCGCGCGCTAGTGTCGCGTCCGTGAAAAAAGTAGATATTCCGCGCAGCGATCTTCCGCAAAATACGGCTTTGCGTATTTTGCGGACGTCACGCTAGAAGCCGCTCGCGGCCTTGAGGCGGGCGAGGGTGCCGTCGGCGCGCATGGAGGCGAGGCCCGCGTCGAGCGCGGCCTTGAGCTGTCCGGCCCGTCCCGCCCTCTTGGAGAAGCAGACGTAGAGCGGCATCTCCTCCAGCGGCGGCTGCAGGAAGACGACCTCGTCCGCCTTCGGCCCGAGAAGCCGCCTGGCCAGCGCCTGTCCCACCCGCTCGTCGGAGATCATCATGTCCACCCGCCCCGCCGCCAGCATGCGCATGGCGGTCTGGTCGTCGCTCACGACCTCCTTGTTCAGGTAATCGGCCGCGTCGAAGGCCTCGCTGTTGGCGTAGCCGCGCTGCACGGCGATGGAATAGGGCGTCAGGTCGCGCAGGGTGCGCCAGTGGATGTTCCTCCCGCGCAGGGCGAAGAAGCCGACCACGCCCGTTCCGAGTGGGTCGGAATAGGTGAAGATCGCCTCGCGCTCGCCCGTGTGGTAGGCGGGAAAGATGCCGTCGAGCTGGCCTTCGGTGGCCCGGCGCATGCCGCGCGGCCAGGGCAGGAAGGCGAGCTCGAGCGTGTAGCCCGAGCGGCGCAGGGCCTCGCGCACCACCTGGGCGTAGAAGCCGTCGCCGGGGAGGTCCGTTCCCACGTAGGGCTGCCAGTTCAGGGTCGCCAGGCGCACGGTGTGCGAGGCCCGGCAGGGGGCGGCGAGCAGGAGCAGTGCGGCCAGGAGCCCGGCGGCCAGGGACGCGGGGCCGGTCCAGGCCGCGCCTGCTTCCGGGCGACGTCGGGCGTCGCCTCGCCTCATGTCTCGGTCCTGAATCCGAAGAAGGAATTGGCCCACAGGAGGGAATCGTAGTAGCAGCGGGCCACGACCAGCGGGTCCAGCCCGAGTTCTTCCATGGTCACGTCCAACCGCTCCCAGTTGCCGCTCTCGAAGCACTTGGCCAGGTCGATCCACAGGACGTAGGGCGATTCCCGGCCGCAGAGGGCGTCCGCGATGGCCGTCTCGAGCGGCAGGCTCTCCAGGATCTCCTCCATGGGCATGTCGAACATGGCGTCGAGCAGGGAGAAGAGGCCGAGCAGGAAGAGGCTGGCCGGTTCCTGGGCCGGGTCGGAGCGGCTCGCCCCGGCCTTCTCCAGGAACTTGCCCCTGATGGCCGAGAGGTAGGGGAGTTCCGAGGATTTCCCCGGAGGCAGCATGTCGGTGAGGATGATCAGGCGCAGCCAGTTGCGGACCTTGTTCCAGCCGAGGATGACGATGGCCTGCTTGATGGAGTGCACCTTCTGCGGGAAGGAGAAGGTGGCCGAGTTGAGAAAGGAGAGCAGGCGGAAGCTGATGGACACGTCGGTCTGGATGAGCGCGGCGAGTTCGTTGAAGTCGGGCTCGTCGCGCTGCAGGATGCGGAAGAGGTTCAGGCGCGAGGCCTCGTTGGAGGAGAGCTTGCGGCCCGGCACCACGGTGGGCTTCTGGATGAAGAAGCCCTGGTAGAGAGAGACGCCGAGCTTTCGCAGCGTCTCGTAGCGGCTGCGTTCCTCCACGCGCTTGGCCATGACCTTGGCCGGAAAGGCCGCGGCCCCGGAGAGCAGGCGCTTGACCTCGAAGCCGTCCTTCTCCAGGGCGTCGATGATCAGGATGTCCGCTTGGCGGTAGAGGGGCGTGAAACCGGGGTGGGCGCTGAAATCGTCCAGGGCCACGAGGAACCCCTCGGCCCGGATGCGCCGCACGGCCTCGACAAGCTCGGGAAGGAGCACGTCCGGCTCGCGCAGCTTCACAACGGTGCTCTTGGACGGCAGCACCAGGGGCAGTTCCTCGATGACCGCCTCCTCGGTGAAGGACAGCATGACCCGCGTCTCGTCGCGCGACGGGGCGCGCTCGGAATGGCTGAAGGCGTTGGCGGCCACCGTCAGGGTGGCCATCTGGCCGTCCGTTATGACCGCCGCCTCGGCCTCCGGGCTGTCGCGGTAGAAGAGGTCGTATCCCCAAACCCGCTCGTCGCCGTCGAAAATGGGTTGTCGGGCGAAGACGGTGGGTGTATATGTGATTTCCCCATGATCGTGGGACATACGTTCTCCAGCAAGCAATTCGAGAGAATACCCGTTTAGCCTCTCTTGGCGTTCAAGGCAAGGAACCGACATTCCGAGTGGCTGCAGGCGGCGCCCGGCGCAGGCGACGGAACCCCGGAGCACAGGGCTTGCGGGCAGCGAGCCGACTTCGCTTATGATCGACCCCGACCATCTTCTCGAACATCCGCACGACCAGGCGGGCTATCTCGACAAGCTGCGGCTCCTGCCGGGCTTCGACGTGCTCGACGACGAGCGGCTGCGCTGCCTCCTCTCCGCGACCAAGGTCCGGCGCTACGAGCCGGGCGAGATGATCATCCGCGAGGGCGAGTCCTCCCCGCGCTTCTATTTCCTTCTGCAGGGGCTCGTGCGCGTCTTCAAGGGCGCGGTGGAGCTCGGCTGCCTGCAGCGCCTGGGCGAGGTCTTCGGCGAGATGGGCGTGATCGACAAGAGTCCCCGCAGCGCCTCGGTGCAGGCCATCCAGCGCACGCTCTGCCTGGTCCTCGACGCCGAGGCCCTGGACGGGCAGCAGGGGGAGTTCAAGGCCGCCCTGGGAGCCATGGTCTACAAGGCCTTTGCCGAGCGCCTGGTGGAACGGCTGCGCGAGACGACCGACGAGAACGTGCGCCTCAAGGAGGCCCTCGCACGACAGGGCCTCGCCCTGCCCTGAGCGTCCCCGCCCTCTCCTCAGAAAAACGAACCCGACTTTTCCGATACCCGTCCGGCAAGGCTCTGGCCATGCCCGCTGCGGCGGCCGTTGACAATCGTTTAAACACTCGTTTAGGGGGGACTGCGCCCCGGGAGAGGACGAGATGGCCAGACGAGCACAACCAGATACGCGACAGCGCATAATCGAGGCCGCCGGGCGCGTCTTCTCCGACAAGGGCTTCCACCGGGCCACGGTGCGGGGCATCTGCAGCCGCGCCGGAGTCAACGTGGCCCTCATCAAGTACCATTTCGGCGGCAAGGAAGGGCTCTATCGAGAGGTCCTGGGCCATGCCTTCGGTCGGTGCCTGCGCGAGTTCCCGCCGGACACCGCGCTTGCGGACACGCCGCCCGAGGAGCGCATCGCGATCTTCGTGCGCGGCCATCTCGCGCGCATTCGCGAGAAGCGCCGCATCTCCTGGGAGGAGCGCCTCCTGCGCCGCGAGTTCTTCGAGGCCTCGCCGACCATGGAGGACATGGTCCGCAGCTTCATCTGCCCCGTGGCCGAGCTTCTGAACCGGGCCGTGGGAGAGCTGCTCGGCCTGCCCCCGAGCGACCTCGACGTCATCCGCTGCAGCCTCTCCGTGGTCGGCCAGTGCCTGCACCACTACTACTCCCTGCACACCATCTCCGCGCTCTATTCGGAAATGGGCTACAGCCCGGCCGAGATCGA includes the following:
- a CDS encoding sialidase family protein yields the protein MPTIHGRSERHVVIDKRPGLYLSFPDVARVDDRIVCVYRESEGHHHPKHHRLLWRVSEDLGRSFGDARILHPSSGHCPRISLLPGGDLAVVSDGTPPLMAWSADKGRTFAAMATQRLQHALPDRVMERDTLTLLTTAHLHRGSAPFSQAGQAPTEQMVYVSHDRGASWDPLAVQARDACLMLCEASMVRLPDDRLLVLMRENSGVYEPMYYSLGSPDGSQWSEPRPTPLIGHRPTLGLTSAGKLLVTYRSVGPDLCTAAWLGDLSEWGEFAVHGLAPSPVNPRLTDEGLFVANAAGEEACARWALRPITSPVSARAELKLRLRVEEAEEKACCVRFGGIWWSVTPGAIRPLVKGARSVRLPEGSVDLAFAYEPGAKRARVSLRVDGRLRARREVDMDVAARPVIVGNGSIEKDNAGRWLVERMSLSISEPRYGREYRWAWKPDDGLPDAWARANVLELQNARGVWGGDMGYSGWCELPDGSFFCAYHHAVASEPGYRQSWTSWIQGSFFSAEDFAR
- a CDS encoding ABC transporter substrate-binding protein, producing MRRGDARRRPEAGAAWTGPASLAAGLLAALLLLAAPCRASHTVRLATLNWQPYVGTDLPGDGFYAQVVREALRRSGYTLELAFLPWPRGMRRATEGQLDGIFPAYHTGEREAIFTYSDPLGTGVVGFFALRGRNIHWRTLRDLTPYSIAVQRGYANSEAFDAADYLNKEVVSDDQTAMRMLAAGRVDMMISDERVGQALARRLLGPKADEVVFLQPPLEEMPLYVCFSKRAGRAGQLKAALDAGLASMRADGTLARLKAASGF
- a CDS encoding EAL and HDOD domain-containing protein; the protein is MSHDHGEITYTPTVFARQPIFDGDERVWGYDLFYRDSPEAEAAVITDGQMATLTVAANAFSHSERAPSRDETRVMLSFTEEAVIEELPLVLPSKSTVVKLREPDVLLPELVEAVRRIRAEGFLVALDDFSAHPGFTPLYRQADILIIDALEKDGFEVKRLLSGAAAFPAKVMAKRVEERSRYETLRKLGVSLYQGFFIQKPTVVPGRKLSSNEASRLNLFRILQRDEPDFNELAALIQTDVSISFRLLSFLNSATFSFPQKVHSIKQAIVILGWNKVRNWLRLIILTDMLPPGKSSELPYLSAIRGKFLEKAGASRSDPAQEPASLFLLGLFSLLDAMFDMPMEEILESLPLETAIADALCGRESPYVLWIDLAKCFESGNWERLDVTMEELGLDPLVVARCYYDSLLWANSFFGFRTET
- a CDS encoding cyclic nucleotide-binding domain-containing protein, with product MIDPDHLLEHPHDQAGYLDKLRLLPGFDVLDDERLRCLLSATKVRRYEPGEMIIREGESSPRFYFLLQGLVRVFKGAVELGCLQRLGEVFGEMGVIDKSPRSASVQAIQRTLCLVLDAEALDGQQGEFKAALGAMVYKAFAERLVERLRETTDENVRLKEALARQGLALP
- a CDS encoding CerR family C-terminal domain-containing protein yields the protein MARRAQPDTRQRIIEAAGRVFSDKGFHRATVRGICSRAGVNVALIKYHFGGKEGLYREVLGHAFGRCLREFPPDTALADTPPEERIAIFVRGHLARIREKRRISWEERLLRREFFEASPTMEDMVRSFICPVAELLNRAVGELLGLPPSDLDVIRCSLSVVGQCLHHYYSLHTISALYSEMGYSPAEIDALAEHITHFSLAGIKGVLARRKAGDAALVRPGGKTSNRPGLGASREAALAALT